Proteins encoded together in one Alteribacter keqinensis window:
- a CDS encoding PucR family transcriptional regulator, which translates to MFEKLREKYAHALTSPGNTEESLFIIQNDQGEKLYFNNTRLTKEEKSLLSTLFDQVEPELNQPVSASYRMWTQLLLHNQLPDKDIFTPVRFIHFHVKGSLTDIEGFTEAVNSLFSSIETLLWPSPGEGVVIQRLDEEFDDEQLDDSAVSALTSDFYVQLSFLVGSPHTSAASVRDRFKLEMEMFKAARNYSPSQTIFHEQEALSHWLLSNLEHDVVSTFRELLKPVQNDRELQQSVKTYLECNLNTSMAAKKMFVHRNTLQYRVEKFIEKTSLDIKQFPNAVAVYLMLLVQNSKKANHDR; encoded by the coding sequence ATGTTTGAAAAACTCCGAGAAAAATACGCCCATGCTCTCACTTCTCCAGGAAATACAGAGGAATCCCTGTTTATTATCCAAAATGACCAAGGAGAAAAACTTTACTTTAACAATACCCGGCTTACCAAAGAGGAAAAGTCATTACTGAGTACCCTTTTTGATCAGGTTGAACCGGAATTAAATCAGCCCGTCTCAGCATCTTACAGGATGTGGACACAGCTGTTATTACATAATCAATTACCAGATAAAGATATCTTTACCCCCGTGCGTTTTATCCATTTTCACGTTAAAGGCTCATTGACGGATATCGAAGGATTTACTGAAGCTGTAAACAGTCTGTTTTCTTCGATCGAAACCCTCCTTTGGCCAAGTCCGGGAGAAGGTGTGGTGATCCAGCGCCTGGACGAAGAATTTGATGACGAACAGCTTGATGACAGCGCAGTATCAGCATTAACAAGTGATTTTTATGTCCAGCTTTCATTTTTAGTCGGTTCTCCACACACATCTGCGGCCTCTGTAAGAGATCGGTTTAAACTGGAAATGGAAATGTTTAAGGCAGCCAGAAACTACTCTCCTTCTCAGACGATCTTTCATGAGCAGGAGGCACTTTCACACTGGCTTCTGAGCAACCTTGAGCACGATGTGGTCTCGACGTTTCGGGAGCTTTTAAAGCCTGTTCAAAATGACCGTGAATTACAGCAATCGGTAAAAACATATCTGGAATGCAACCTGAATACATCAATGGCCGCAAAAAAAATGTTTGTTCACCGGAATACGCTGCAATACAGAGTTGAAAAATTCATAGAAAAAACCTCATTGGATATTAAGCAGTTTCCTAATGCTGTTGCTGTGTATCTAATGCTTCTTGTCCAGAACTCCAAAAAGGCTAACCATGACCGGTGA